The Chrysiogenia bacterium DNA window CCTGGTGCGCGTGAGCCACGGCCAGAGCTACCACATGGGCCGGCACGTGCTCGGCGTGACCGCTTCCTATGAGATTCTCCCCATCGTCACCGGGCAGCTCGCCGCCATTGCCTCGCTCGACGCACGCTCGGCGCAGATCCAGCCGAGCGTGACCTGGTCGGCGTCCGACAATGTCGAGGTCGTCGGCGGCGCCATCGTGAGCCTGGGCGATCGCCCGGTCGGGGTGAGTCCCCTGGTCCCGCGCCTCCAAAGTGAATTCGGCACCTTTCCCGATTTCTATTTCCTCGAAGTGAAGGCATACTTCTGAGCCACGAGGAATCTTGATGCCTTCTCCGGGCGACAACCGGCGACCGGCGGCCATGGATCTGCTTGCCTGCCTTTCGGTGACCAATTTGTTTTTCATCGTGCCCGTCTGGCACGACCTGCTGGTGCATCCCGACCCCTACCTGCTTCGCGCGGGTGTTGATCCGCGTCACTATGTCGCCGCGCTGGCTCTGCTCGCCGCGCTCGCGATTCTCGCAACGGGGCTGGTGCGCCTGGCGCGGGCGCGTAGTCCTCAGGCCCTGGGATACGCCGTCCCCTTGCTACTCGTCCTCTTTTTTGCCCGCTACGTCGACTACCACCCGCTGGCACCCTGGATCGGAGCGGCCGCGTGCGAGCTGGCCGGACTGCTCCCCGTTGCGCTGGTAGTGCTCGCGTTCTGGAAAAAGCGCAAAAAACTGATGGCGGCTGCCCGGGCAACAGCCCTCATCGCCGCTCCGTTTCTCGTCGTTACGGTGGGAAACGCCACGTCCGAGTTGCAGGAGGCGCCGCTGTATCAGCCCGCCCCGCTGGCGCCGCCGCTTGTGAAGACCTGCGAGAACTGCCCATTCGTTTTTTGGGGAATCCTCGACGAATGGGACCAACAATACGGGCTCGAAGAGCTGCCGGAGGGGATCGCGCTGCCGAATATCGAGCGCCTGATCGCCACCAGCTTCTCCGCGCGGGAGGCCTACGCCCCCGCAGGTGAGACCTATCTCTCGCTCCCGGCGCTGCTGACGGGAAAGCTCGTCAAGGAAGCACACGATACGAGCCCGCGCGAACTATCGCTCACTCTGGGTGACACCGACGGCAACCCCGCCGGTCATGCGAAGTTCTCAAGGGCGCCCAACTACTTTGACCGCATGCGGGCGCGCGGCTACGAGTCAGCGCTTGTGGGTTTCTACCACCCTTACTGCCGCGCCATCGCCCACTCTCTAGCCAGTTGTTTCAGCTACGCCGTGCGAGAGGTGCAGCCCGAGCTCGAGAATGCCCACTCACTGTCTGGCGCGATGGGATTTTGGCTCGCGCGGCTGATCACCGGCGCCGCGAGCCCCGAACGCGAGGGCAAGACCCTGTGGTGGGACGGTAGCGCCGCCGAAGAGCTAGAAGCACAACTCTTCAACGTCCTCGACAACCCGCGCTACCGCAACGTCTTCTTGCACATCCCGCTTCCCCACCCACCGGCCCCGCCGGGCGATGACTACTTCGACAACCTGCTGCGCGTCGACGCGCTGGTCGGGGCGCTGCGCAAGCAGCTTGAGCAGAGCGGACGCTGGGAGGGGGCAGCAATTCTACTGAGTTCCGACCATTTTTGGCGGCTGGCCAAGTGGTGCGAGCGCGGACCGACCACCCGCCGTGAGCGCTCTTTCACCGGGTGCGAGACCGACCACCGCGTGCCCTTCGTGATCAAGCTGCCAGGGCAGCGCGAACCCTTCGTCTACGATGGCGCGTTCAACAACGTCATCAGCGGCGCGCTGCTCGAAGCGGTTGCCAGCGGCGAGCTCACCACCGCGCGGCAGGTCGCCGCCTGGATCGGCGCGCACAGCACGCTGGCAAAGAGCCCGTATTTCTACGGCTCGCCGGTCAATCCCTGGCCCGACTCAAAGAACGGCGAGGAGCACTGAGGTGGACGCGCCGCTCCAGGATGATTCCAAAGTGCGCCCATGGCAGAAGCGCGCGCTCCCCTACGCCGTCGTCGCGCTGGCCTGCATCGCCGCACGCCTTCCCTTCCTCTCGGTTCCGATGATCGTGGATGAAGGCGCCTATGGCTACGTCGCGAAATTCTGGACCAGTCACTACCAGCTCTACCGCGATATCCCCTTCGACCGGCCGCAGGGACTCTTCCTCATCTTCAAGCTCTGCCTGCTGCTCATCGGCGGGACCCTGCAGGCGATCCGTTTCTACGCCGCGCTCTGGACGGCGGCCGGGGGCGTCACTCTGTTCTTACTGCTCGAGCGCGCGCACTCGCGGCGCGCGGCCTGGTTTGGTGCCCTGGGGTTTGCGGTGCTGAGTACCTGCGTGCGGGTCGAGGGCTACACCGCCAATGGCGAGACCTTCGCCAATTTCCCGCTGCTGCTCTCGGCGCTGCTCACCTGGCAGGGCAGCTTCGGCTGGGCGGGTTTTGCCGCGGGCGGCGCATCTTTCATCAAGCCCAGCGGCGCCTCGGGGCTGATTCTTGCCATGGGCTGGGCGCTCACCAGGCCCGAGAAAAGGAAGAATCTCGCACTCTCCGCCGCCGGCTTTGCATTCTGGCCACTGGCCTCGATCATTCACGGCGCATTGGCCGACTGGGGAAGCTACTGGCACATCATGGTCACGTTTCGCGGCGCGCTGACCGATGCGCTGGGGCTGGACGTTGCCGAGCAGCTGCGGCTGATGCGCCTGCACATCCGCACCACCTTTCCGGCGTGGGCACCGGCCTTTGCCGCCGGATCCTTCGCCGTTTTCCGTGCCAGCAGGCCCCAGCGGAACTTCGGCCTGCTTTTTGCCGCCTCGGCGCTGGCCGGCATGGCAATTGGCGCGCGCTGGGCCGACCACTACTTCATCCAGTGGGTCGCCCCCATGTGCTTTCTCGGCGGCATCGGCGCGGCGACAATTCAAGGCCCGCGAGAGGATCGTATCGCCGCGCTCGCCATTGCCGCCGCGCTTCTGGTGTTCGCATTCGGCGAGGGCCCGTACTGGCTGATGAGTCCGAAGGAAGTCTCCGAGACTTACTACGAGCGCGACGCTTACACCCACGGGCCGGAAATTGCCGCCTTCGTTCGCGCGCATACGCGCCCCGAAGACTCCATCTACGTCGCCTTTTCCAATGCTCACCTGTACTACCTGGCCGACCGCCGCGCTGCGCCCCCGCTGTTGTTCTGGCTTTACCCGGCCGGCTCGGCCGAGTTCGCCGCCCAGGTCATGGACGCCGTGGAAGCGCGCGTGCCCGCCGCCATCATCGTCACTCACCCTGTTCCCGGGCCCTATCTGAAAACAGACGAGTTCTGGAAAGCGCTTCGCTCGGGCTATGAAGAAGCTTTTCGCCAACGGCTCATTTGCGTCTACCTGCGCAAGGGTGACAAACCGGCATCCGAGGCGGGCAGCGCTAGCTCACCATGAGCACACGAACGAACAAAATACTCGCGATCACGCACGCCGCCGTGCGCACGTGGTTGAGGCGCGTCCATTTTTCCAGGTAGTTCTCCCACACCGAAACGGCCGCATCGCTCTGGGGATCGACTGCATCAAGCGCGTTGTTGAGCGGAACGTTGCCTGCCGCCGTGCAGACGAACATCCCCACGACATAGATGAGCCCGCCAGCAAACATGATCGCCGAGCCGGGAGCCTCCCACTGCATCAGCGCAAGCACCGCCAGCGCAGCACTCGCAAGCGTCGTGCCAAAGAACAGTGGGAAAAAAAGCGAGCGCACAATTACCCGGTTGATCGACTGCATCGCCGCGATCCCTTCGGACTGTTCAATCCGGGCAAAGGACGCCATGATGAAGAAAGAGAAAGCGAAATAAACGCCGCCCATGATTCCACTGCCGATTGCGCAAAACCACAGCAGCGACGGAACAACAAGTTCGGACATCACCAATATCTCCCGAACGCACCGAGTGGGCCTGCCCCTATTGATGACAGACCCGCCCGAAGCGAATCACTGACAGTTCTTGCAGATTCCGTAGAGTTCGAGCTTGTGGCTCTTGAGTTTGAAGCCGTGCCTGGCGGCGATGGAGTCCTGGAGTTCCTCGATCTTGTCGGAGACGAACTCGATCACTTCGCCGCACTCGGTGCAGACCATGTGGTCGTGGTGCTTCTGGCCGAGCGCCTGCTCGTAGCGGGCGACGCCGTCGGCGAACTTGCGCTCGGCGGCAAGGCCCGCCTCGGTGAGCAGTTTGAGCGTGCGGTAGACCGTGGCGTAGCCGATCTTGGGGTCCTGCTTGCGGACCAGTTCGAGCATTTCCTCGATGGTCAGGTGCTCGTCCTGGGCGAAAAAGACATCGGCCACGCAGTTGCGCTGGCGGGTGGTCTTGAGCCCGTGGCGGGCAATGTGCTCGGCAAAACGTCCGCGCTTTTCCTCAATGGATGCGCCCGCTTGGCTCGCGCTGGTGGTGGCCGTCCCCATGTTCGCTCCTGAATCCGCCTTACATCCCAGTAAAATCAACCAGTTACACGGATTTTGAATACGTTTTCATTATTCCGATCCGCCCCGCCCCTGTCAAGCCGGAACGCAGCGCCGGCGCAGATTTCGGGGGGCAGGCGCCCGTGCCCAACCGGGTCCCTGGCAAAGCGCGCCAACCCGCCGGGATCGCAGGGGTTTCCAGAGCCAGCTCCCTTCGGTCCCCTGAATTTCGCCGGATGCTTGACAGCGGGCCGCCCACCCCTATAATGAGCGCCCTCCCGGGAGTCTTATCCCCGGGGAGACCTTTATATAGATCGGAAGTTCGGCGCGATGTACGCAGTGATTCGCACCAAAGGCAAGCAGTTCAAGGTCCAGAGCGGCGATGAGCTCTATCTTCCCACCACCGAGGGTGAGGTCGGCTCGAAGATCAACTTCGAGGAGATCCTCGCGGTCGGTGACGGCGAGAAGCTCACCGTGGGCAAACCCACCGTCGACGGCGCCAGCGTCAGCGGCACCATCGTCAGCCATGGTCGTGGTCGCAAGATCCTTCTGTGGAAGCACATCCGCCGTCACAATTCCAAGAAGAAGCAGGGCCACCGTCAGGGTTACACCCAGGTGCGCATTGACGAGGTGAAGGCCTAAGCGCCCTCGCCCGACA harbors:
- a CDS encoding DUF1772 domain-containing protein; the encoded protein is MSELVVPSLLWFCAIGSGIMGGVYFAFSFFIMASFARIEQSEGIAAMQSINRVIVRSLFFPLFFGTTLASAALAVLALMQWEAPGSAIMFAGGLIYVVGMFVCTAAGNVPLNNALDAVDPQSDAAVSVWENYLEKWTRLNHVRTAACVIASILFVRVLMVS
- a CDS encoding transcriptional repressor, with protein sequence MGTATTSASQAGASIEEKRGRFAEHIARHGLKTTRQRNCVADVFFAQDEHLTIEEMLELVRKQDPKIGYATVYRTLKLLTEAGLAAERKFADGVARYEQALGQKHHDHMVCTECGEVIEFVSDKIEELQDSIAARHGFKLKSHKLELYGICKNCQ
- a CDS encoding sulfatase-like hydrolase/transferase, which codes for MPSPGDNRRPAAMDLLACLSVTNLFFIVPVWHDLLVHPDPYLLRAGVDPRHYVAALALLAALAILATGLVRLARARSPQALGYAVPLLLVLFFARYVDYHPLAPWIGAAACELAGLLPVALVVLAFWKKRKKLMAAARATALIAAPFLVVTVGNATSELQEAPLYQPAPLAPPLVKTCENCPFVFWGILDEWDQQYGLEELPEGIALPNIERLIATSFSAREAYAPAGETYLSLPALLTGKLVKEAHDTSPRELSLTLGDTDGNPAGHAKFSRAPNYFDRMRARGYESALVGFYHPYCRAIAHSLASCFSYAVREVQPELENAHSLSGAMGFWLARLITGAASPEREGKTLWWDGSAAEELEAQLFNVLDNPRYRNVFLHIPLPHPPAPPGDDYFDNLLRVDALVGALRKQLEQSGRWEGAAILLSSDHFWRLAKWCERGPTTRRERSFTGCETDHRVPFVIKLPGQREPFVYDGAFNNVISGALLEAVASGELTTARQVAAWIGAHSTLAKSPYFYGSPVNPWPDSKNGEEH
- the rplU gene encoding 50S ribosomal protein L21; this encodes MYAVIRTKGKQFKVQSGDELYLPTTEGEVGSKINFEEILAVGDGEKLTVGKPTVDGASVSGTIVSHGRGRKILLWKHIRRHNSKKKQGHRQGYTQVRIDEVKA